One genomic segment of Profundibacter amoris includes these proteins:
- a CDS encoding ATP-binding cassette domain-containing protein, producing MGLIDINGLTKRFEKRAVLDELTLSINAGDRIALIGSNGAGKTTLFRCLLGHYRYQGDVRFEGARTARRDVGTLAQIAFVPQLPPPLRLPVGDLLRFAEKGAGASAALMQEIAGKLGIDLDEIRNRPFYRLSGGQKQKILVTVALARDADLLIFDEPAANLDPAARAVFIDLLAERKDCSMLIASHRLEEVASLVNRVIELDRGAVVLDDSVVDRLKAGVFRQCRIGLANAHPTFGAALLDWGFTETDEGRHYAGKIPAADTLRFLGLLSRYASLIEHLSLDTGDTGKG from the coding sequence ATGGGTTTGATTGACATCAATGGCCTGACCAAACGATTTGAAAAACGTGCGGTTCTGGACGAACTGACGCTTTCGATCAATGCGGGCGACCGGATTGCGCTGATCGGCTCGAACGGGGCGGGGAAAACCACGCTGTTTCGCTGTCTGCTGGGGCATTACCGCTATCAGGGTGACGTGCGGTTCGAGGGCGCGCGCACTGCGCGGCGTGATGTCGGCACTCTGGCGCAGATTGCCTTTGTGCCGCAACTGCCGCCACCGCTGCGCTTGCCGGTGGGCGATCTGCTGCGCTTTGCCGAAAAAGGGGCAGGGGCCAGCGCGGCCCTTATGCAGGAGATTGCCGGCAAACTGGGCATTGATCTGGACGAAATCCGCAACCGGCCGTTTTACCGGCTGTCGGGCGGGCAGAAACAGAAAATCCTTGTCACCGTGGCACTGGCCCGCGATGCCGATCTGTTGATTTTCGATGAACCGGCCGCCAACCTTGATCCGGCGGCCCGCGCTGTATTCATCGATCTGCTGGCAGAACGCAAGGATTGCTCGATGCTGATTGCCTCGCACCGGCTAGAGGAGGTTGCATCATTGGTCAACCGCGTGATCGAACTGGATCGCGGGGCTGTGGTGCTGGATGATTCCGTGGTGGACCGGCTGAAGGCAGGCGTGTTTCGCCAATGCCGGATCGGTCTGGCCAATGCACATCCGACCTTTGGTGCGGCGCTGCTGGACTGGGGGTTTACCGAAACGGACGAGGGGCGCCACTATGCCGGTAAAATTCCGGCCGCCGATACGCTGCGCTTTCTGGGGCTGTTGTCGCGTTATGCCAGCCTGATTGAACATCTGTCGCTGGACACCGGCGACACGGGCAAGGGGTAG
- a CDS encoding NapH/MauN family ferredoxin-type protein, which translates to MSMKWYAHKLAMMFGAKPRRPEKAEETDAARDMKKFQKTPEQSAIRREIIAKEHEYPIVSNKWKYIRWTSIILINLMFVVSFSWDVQLVEGAMTASRFLGFHMADPTSAIMVTLAYKDLMLNLVIGMVTVAILWWFFGGRAFCSWACPYHLLAEWAESIHVFLANRGWVKDHPFHRGLRVVLWVVFMVLTFAIGLTVYEYVNPIGIVSRALIYGPTVALVWVIFLLGFEIFFTRRAWCRYICPMGLTYGVIGTAAPVQIKYDLSKCVHEGECRAVCLVPHVLEITKMGYAQDTTEYIAPDCTRCGLCIDACPQGALSYTFRGLDKVI; encoded by the coding sequence ATGAGCATGAAATGGTATGCACATAAACTGGCCATGATGTTCGGCGCCAAACCGCGCCGCCCCGAAAAGGCCGAGGAAACCGATGCCGCGCGGGATATGAAAAAATTCCAGAAAACGCCCGAGCAAAGCGCGATCCGGCGTGAAATCATTGCCAAGGAACATGAGTATCCGATCGTCTCGAACAAGTGGAAATATATTCGCTGGACCTCGATCATCCTGATCAACCTGATGTTTGTGGTGTCCTTTTCCTGGGATGTGCAACTGGTCGAAGGGGCGATGACCGCCTCGCGGTTCCTGGGGTTCCATATGGCCGATCCGACCTCGGCCATTATGGTGACGCTGGCCTACAAGGATCTGATGTTGAACCTTGTGATCGGCATGGTTACGGTGGCGATCCTGTGGTGGTTCTTTGGCGGGCGCGCCTTCTGTTCATGGGCCTGTCCCTATCACCTGCTGGCCGAATGGGCCGAATCCATCCACGTCTTTCTGGCCAATCGTGGCTGGGTCAAGGACCATCCGTTCCACCGCGGTTTGCGTGTGGTTCTTTGGGTGGTTTTCATGGTCCTGACCTTTGCCATCGGCCTGACGGTTTATGAATACGTCAACCCGATCGGCATCGTCAGCCGCGCCCTGATCTATGGTCCGACCGTGGCGCTGGTCTGGGTGATCTTCCTGCTGGGGTTCGAGATATTCTTTACCCGCCGCGCCTGGTGCCGCTACATCTGTCCGATGGGCCTGACTTACGGGGTGATCGGCACGGCCGCACCGGTGCAGATCAAATACGATCTGTCCAAATGCGTGCACGAAGGCGAATGTCGCGCGGTTTGTCTGGTGCCACATGTGCTGGAAATCACCAAGATGGGTTATGCGCAGGACACCACCGAATATATCGCCCCCGATTGCACCCGCTGCGGTTTGTGCATTGATGCCTGCCCGCAAGGGGCGCTAAGCTATACCTTCCGCGGATTGGACAAGGTGATCTAG
- a CDS encoding 4Fe-4S dicluster domain-containing protein, giving the protein MTDETAPAQKPKKKRLTRLQLERRRMIMRSLGAGAAVVTASLVGWYPVLKRVYDRLRPPGALVEDKFLAACIKCGQCVQVCPVQAIKLGDSDEGYGLGVPYIDARAQACDFSCDAVQCVLACPTGALSHEIATKEEVTMGVARLARPDSCLAMKGEGFKGIVQGPDFEGMLRYEEINRWEPIRVADHPYDLELCDLCVRECPIEGAISLVAMSEGDGEHRFVPTITDKCVGCGTCEMMCPTEPAAIIIDTEMSLGETS; this is encoded by the coding sequence ATGACTGATGAAACAGCCCCCGCCCAAAAGCCGAAAAAGAAACGCCTGACGCGGCTGCAACTGGAACGCCGCCGGATGATCATGCGCTCGCTGGGGGCGGGTGCGGCGGTGGTCACTGCCTCGCTTGTGGGGTGGTATCCGGTTCTGAAACGGGTCTATGACCGCCTGCGTCCGCCCGGTGCCCTGGTCGAGGACAAATTTCTGGCCGCCTGTATCAAATGCGGCCAATGTGTGCAGGTTTGCCCTGTTCAGGCGATCAAATTGGGCGACAGTGACGAAGGCTATGGTCTGGGCGTGCCCTATATCGACGCCCGCGCGCAGGCCTGCGATTTTTCCTGTGACGCGGTGCAATGTGTGCTGGCCTGCCCGACGGGTGCTTTGTCGCATGAAATAGCCACCAAGGAAGAGGTCACAATGGGCGTTGCCCGTCTGGCCCGCCCTGACAGTTGCCTTGCGATGAAGGGCGAGGGGTTCAAGGGGATTGTGCAGGGGCCGGATTTTGAAGGCATGCTGCGTTACGAGGAAATCAACCGCTGGGAGCCGATCAGGGTGGCCGATCACCCCTATGATCTGGAGCTGTGCGACCTGTGCGTGCGCGAATGTCCGATCGAAGGGGCGATTTCGCTGGTGGCCATGTCGGAAGGCGATGGCGAGCACCGCTTTGTGCCGACCATCACCGACAAATGCGTTGGCTGCGGAACCTGCGAAATGATGTGTCCGACCGAACCTGCCGCAATCATCATTGATACGGAAATGAGCCTGGGAGAAACGTCATGA
- the nosD gene encoding nitrous oxide reductase family maturation protein NosD — protein MRPFPNKVLGAILAMMLAGPVSAGTLQDMIDAAADGAEVVPPAGTYVENIVIDHNIVLDGRNGVVIDGGGEGTVVTLRTSGATLKNLTLQNSGRLFTETHAGLYVEGNYNVVRDVRIQNTLFGMNIKQSNNNVFRRVTIFTGAQPLEMRGDSIRVWYSNDNKFEDNDIQDARDFVIWYSANNIIRNNRIRNGRYGIHFMYAHSNTVENNEISDCVVGIFMMYANNITLRDNQILRSWGASGIGVGFKESSGAKVYNNNIVGNAFGIYLDPSPWDPEHPNTFEGNRIAYNGVGIRFLNDWTGNNFNDNSFLSNFTQVLVNGRGTAMREGWNGNHWDDYAGFDKDRDGVGDVPYEIYNYADRLWMEVPHASFFRGGFALAALDFVERLAPFSEPRLLMRENTPLMEPPEHITVQDAPKSALEMLQ, from the coding sequence ATGCGCCCCTTTCCAAACAAAGTGCTTGGCGCGATCCTTGCCATGATGCTTGCCGGCCCTGTGTCGGCAGGCACATTGCAGGATATGATCGACGCAGCGGCGGACGGGGCCGAAGTTGTGCCGCCCGCCGGCACCTATGTCGAAAACATCGTGATTGACCACAACATCGTTCTGGACGGTCGCAACGGTGTGGTGATTGACGGGGGCGGGGAAGGGACTGTCGTTACGCTCAGGACCTCGGGCGCGACATTGAAAAACCTGACCCTGCAAAATTCCGGCAGGTTGTTTACCGAAACCCATGCGGGGCTGTATGTCGAGGGCAACTATAATGTTGTGCGCGATGTGCGGATCCAGAACACCCTGTTCGGGATGAACATCAAGCAATCCAACAACAACGTTTTCCGCCGCGTTACCATTTTTACCGGCGCGCAGCCGCTGGAAATGCGCGGCGACAGTATCCGCGTCTGGTATTCCAACGACAACAAATTCGAGGATAACGATATCCAGGACGCCCGCGATTTTGTGATCTGGTATTCGGCAAACAATATCATCCGCAACAACCGCATCCGCAATGGCCGTTATGGCATCCACTTTATGTACGCCCACAGCAACACCGTTGAAAACAACGAGATAAGCGACTGCGTGGTTGGCATTTTCATGATGTATGCCAATAACATCACCCTGCGCGACAACCAGATCCTGCGATCATGGGGGGCGTCGGGGATTGGTGTGGGTTTCAAGGAAAGTTCGGGCGCCAAAGTCTATAACAACAACATCGTCGGCAATGCCTTTGGCATATATCTGGACCCGTCACCCTGGGACCCCGAACACCCCAACACCTTTGAAGGCAACAGGATTGCCTATAACGGTGTCGGAATCCGGTTTCTGAACGACTGGACCGGCAACAATTTCAACGACAATTCCTTTTTGTCGAATTTCACACAGGTTCTGGTCAATGGCCGCGGCACCGCGATGCGCGAAGGCTGGAACGGCAACCACTGGGACGACTATGCCGGTTTTGACAAGGACAGGGATGGTGTTGGCGATGTGCCATACGAAATCTACAACTACGCCGACCGCCTCTGGATGGAGGTGCCGCATGCCTCGTTCTTTCGCGGCGGCTTTGCTCTGGCGGCGCTGGATTTTGTCGAACGCCTTGCACCGTTTTCCGAACCCCGCCTGTTGATGCGCGAAAACACCCCGTTAATGGAGCCGCCCGAACATATCACCGTTCAGGACGCCCCGAAATCAGCGCTGGAGATGCTGCAATGA
- a CDS encoding c-type cytochrome, translated as MKMKITSAVMATVLAFAAPVLAETATEGWNNTGGEQDEALGLTPDHENGIETYEVCSACHQLNGWGLPDGTFPQLAGQHVNVIIKQLADIRAQNRDNPTMYPFAKPSEIGGPQSIMDVAAYISKLPMNPENGVGPGDNLELGEKLYKDNCVRCHGESGEGSDEKFYPRIHGQHYNYLVRQFQWIRDGKRRNANPDMVKQIASFSDEDMDAVLDYVSRLKPHPEMIAEPGWVNPDFDW; from the coding sequence ATGAAAATGAAAATAACATCGGCCGTTATGGCCACAGTGCTGGCCTTTGCGGCCCCCGTACTGGCAGAAACCGCCACCGAGGGCTGGAACAACACCGGCGGCGAGCAGGACGAAGCCCTTGGCCTGACTCCGGACCATGAAAACGGTATCGAAACCTACGAGGTTTGCTCGGCCTGTCACCAGTTGAATGGCTGGGGTCTGCCGGACGGGACATTCCCGCAGCTGGCTGGTCAGCATGTGAATGTGATCATCAAACAGCTGGCGGATATTCGGGCGCAAAACCGCGATAACCCGACAATGTATCCTTTCGCCAAGCCATCCGAAATTGGTGGGCCACAGTCCATTATGGATGTTGCTGCCTATATTTCCAAACTGCCGATGAACCCCGAAAACGGGGTAGGGCCGGGCGATAATCTGGAACTGGGCGAGAAGCTGTACAAGGACAACTGCGTGCGCTGTCACGGTGAATCTGGTGAAGGATCGGACGAAAAATTCTATCCCCGTATCCACGGCCAGCACTACAACTATCTGGTGCGTCAGTTCCAGTGGATCCGTGATGGCAAGCGCCGTAATGCCAACCCGGATATGGTGAAACAGATTGCCAGTTTCAGCGACGAGGACATGGACGCCGTGCTGGACTACGTTTCACGGTTGAAACCGCACCCCGAAATGATCGCGGAACCCGGCTGGGTTAACCCCGATTTCGACTGGTAA
- a CDS encoding c-type cytochrome, with protein MRSALTALILGTAVLSAAPAFSDAVKDGKRVYMTKTCMACHGRNGAKPIATYPALAGQNPAYLLTQLKAIRDGKRVGSVDPETGHTFVQGMADIMHLLSEDDLKNVVAYLAVQDPAKPEVLDPAPTEDELAAAAKIYKKLGCRSCHGKEGDKPSNKAYPYIAGLDREYLIRAMTEIRDKTRTSGKSKMMFGTIKRADDDQIAAMATWLSQIDRNAE; from the coding sequence ATGCGTTCAGCACTCACCGCTCTCATCCTTGGCACGGCGGTCCTATCGGCGGCCCCTGCTTTTTCCGATGCTGTCAAAGATGGTAAACGGGTTTATATGACCAAAACCTGTATGGCCTGTCATGGCCGTAATGGTGCCAAGCCGATTGCAACCTATCCAGCGCTGGCAGGGCAGAACCCAGCCTATCTGTTGACGCAGCTCAAAGCCATCAGAGATGGCAAACGCGTGGGCAGTGTCGATCCGGAAACCGGACACACCTTTGTGCAGGGCATGGCCGATATCATGCATTTGCTGTCGGAAGATGATTTGAAAAATGTTGTTGCCTATCTGGCAGTGCAGGATCCCGCCAAACCAGAGGTTCTGGATCCAGCGCCAACCGAAGATGAACTGGCGGCTGCGGCAAAGATTTATAAGAAACTGGGATGCCGCTCCTGCCACGGGAAGGAAGGCGATAAGCCCAGCAACAAGGCCTATCCCTATATTGCCGGTCTGGATCGCGAGTATCTGATCCGCGCAATGACCGAAATTCGTGACAAGACACGCACATCCGGCAAATCCAAGATGATGTTCGGCACGATCAAACGGGCTGATGACGATCAAATCGCGGCCATGGCAACATGGCTTTCGCAAATCGACCGCAATGCGGAATAA
- the nosZ gene encoding Sec-dependent nitrous-oxide reductase, producing the protein MKQTIRKRFTTLAGVASLGLAATAMAVPAETLDEVMARRGLSQKDLLAAAKTYTPTGGRDEFIVFSSGGQSGQIMVYGVPSMRILKYVSVFTPEPWQGYGFDEESKAVLAGGIIDGRELTWGDTHHPALSETEGAPDGEFLFINDKSAPRVGVISLDDFETKQIVVNPILQSEHGGTFVTPNTEYVLEAAQYPGILGRGFAPLSDFNEKFRGAITYWKFNREKGRIEPENSFSIELPPYTQDLTDAGKLVSYGWSFTNSFCAERYVGGIESGRPPFEAGCSQADTDFLHIINWKKAEEVYKAGKVTMINDHPVISLETAVEEGLVYLVAEPKSPHGVDVSPDGKFIVVGGKLDVTASVYSFEKIQAAIEAKNFSGVDPYGLPIIKMEDALHVQVPLGLGPLHNQYDSKPCVIYTSLYVDSQIAKWDYCEGKVLDKISIHYNVGHLVAMEGESVKPAGHYLISLNKLAIDRFNPVGPLHPQNHQLIDITGDKMELLYDMPVPLGEPHYAAAIAADKLKPLVRYRYGTNSRTGGKHEGATRPGSERIERDGTTVNVYMTAIRSHFTPEIIEVNEGDTVNFIITNSERAEDETHGFSVSTYNVNLSLEPGKTSTASIVADKPGIFSFYCTEFCSALHLEMEGYLVIKPKGYVEEAAAVSEGQAYTQADYDKQVQTNVDTQAVIDSVVGYITARNYKDFPEVASLVEDAVDQLNFAADAKAKSEAAAAESDWQNATLWAGQWWQYQVKAADIGLRAKTYLDEHGAVVVE; encoded by the coding sequence ATGAAACAGACCATACGCAAACGCTTTACCACCTTGGCGGGCGTTGCTTCTCTGGGTCTGGCAGCAACTGCGATGGCAGTTCCGGCCGAGACACTGGATGAAGTGATGGCACGTAGGGGGCTTAGCCAGAAAGATCTGCTTGCTGCGGCCAAAACCTACACGCCGACAGGGGGACGTGACGAATTTATTGTATTTTCATCTGGCGGTCAGTCAGGGCAAATCATGGTATATGGTGTGCCTTCGATGCGCATTTTGAAATACGTTTCGGTGTTTACGCCTGAACCATGGCAAGGCTATGGTTTTGACGAGGAATCCAAAGCGGTTCTGGCTGGCGGTATAATCGACGGCCGCGAATTGACTTGGGGCGATACCCACCACCCCGCGCTGTCGGAAACCGAAGGCGCGCCGGATGGTGAATTCCTGTTCATCAACGACAAATCAGCGCCCCGTGTTGGTGTGATTTCGCTTGATGACTTCGAAACCAAGCAGATTGTTGTGAACCCGATCCTGCAATCCGAACACGGCGGCACATTCGTGACACCGAACACGGAATATGTTCTGGAAGCTGCGCAATATCCGGGCATTCTGGGCCGTGGTTTCGCACCGCTTTCCGACTTCAACGAGAAATTCCGCGGGGCGATTACCTACTGGAAATTCAACCGTGAAAAAGGCCGGATCGAACCCGAGAACAGTTTCTCGATCGAACTGCCACCCTACACTCAGGATCTGACCGACGCCGGTAAACTGGTGTCCTATGGCTGGTCCTTCACCAACTCGTTCTGTGCGGAACGTTATGTTGGCGGTATCGAAAGCGGCCGTCCGCCGTTCGAGGCTGGCTGTTCGCAGGCCGATACCGACTTCCTTCACATCATCAACTGGAAGAAGGCAGAAGAGGTCTACAAGGCCGGCAAGGTTACAATGATCAATGACCACCCGGTCATCAGTCTGGAAACCGCTGTTGAAGAAGGTCTTGTTTATCTGGTCGCCGAACCAAAATCACCACACGGCGTTGACGTTTCGCCCGATGGTAAATTCATCGTTGTCGGTGGTAAACTGGACGTAACCGCATCGGTTTATTCGTTCGAGAAAATTCAGGCCGCCATCGAGGCCAAGAACTTCTCGGGTGTTGATCCCTACGGTTTGCCAATCATCAAGATGGAAGACGCGCTGCACGTTCAGGTGCCGCTGGGCCTTGGTCCGCTGCACAACCAGTATGATTCCAAACCATGTGTGATCTATACATCGCTGTATGTGGATAGCCAGATTGCGAAATGGGACTATTGCGAAGGCAAGGTTCTGGACAAGATCTCGATCCACTATAACGTTGGCCACCTTGTGGCAATGGAAGGCGAAAGCGTTAAACCCGCCGGCCATTACCTGATTTCGCTGAACAAACTGGCGATTGACCGGTTCAACCCTGTTGGCCCGCTGCACCCGCAGAACCACCAGCTGATCGACATCACTGGCGACAAGATGGAACTGCTGTACGACATGCCCGTTCCACTGGGCGAGCCGCACTATGCTGCCGCTATTGCCGCAGACAAGCTGAAGCCGCTGGTTCGGTACCGCTATGGCACCAACTCGCGCACAGGCGGCAAGCACGAAGGTGCGACACGTCCCGGTTCCGAGCGGATCGAGCGTGACGGCACAACAGTCAACGTTTACATGACTGCGATCCGGTCGCACTTTACACCGGAAATCATCGAAGTGAACGAAGGCGACACCGTCAACTTCATCATCACCAACTCGGAACGTGCCGAAGACGAAACCCACGGGTTCTCGGTTTCGACATATAACGTGAACCTTTCGCTGGAACCCGGCAAAACCTCGACCGCGTCGATCGTTGCCGACAAGCCCGGTATCTTCTCCTTCTATTGCACCGAGTTCTGCTCGGCCCTGCACCTGGAGATGGAAGGTTATCTGGTGATCAAGCCCAAGGGCTATGTCGAAGAAGCGGCTGCTGTGTCCGAAGGTCAGGCCTATACCCAGGCTGACTATGACAAGCAGGTTCAGACCAATGTTGATACCCAGGCGGTTATCGACAGTGTGGTCGGCTACATCACAGCACGCAACTATAAGGACTTCCCCGAAGTTGCATCGCTAGTCGAAGATGCGGTTGACCAGTTGAACTTTGCTGCGGATGCCAAGGCCAAATCCGAAGCCGCGGCTGCCGAAAGTGACTGGCAGAACGCGACACTTTGGGCCGGTCAGTGGTGGCAGTATCAGGTGAAAGCCGCCGATATTGGTCTGCGCGCCAAAACCTACCTGGATGAACACGGCGCTGTCGTCGTCGAGTAA
- the menA gene encoding 1,4-dihydroxy-2-naphthoate octaprenyltransferase, producing the protein MNSTAPTADTTAQIADRLRHLPMPVLLFIAARVKTLGLSLAPVAVGTWLAAQSGDWNVAVMVAAMVAAASIQIGTNLWNDAADGGRGTDGPDRLGPPRMTGLGLLDAALVRRAAMAAFATAALFGLWLTMIGGWPVILIGLVSLALGYFYSMGAYPLSHSPLGEALVIAFFGVVAVGGTVYLHGQQITGDVLMIGIITGLPAAAVLLINNHRDRDLDQIAGRRTLAIVIGQGATRGLYGFFLMAALLGGVLISASNIAGFLPFVPVTVLAFILVAGMMKTPVSAGLNRLIAGTVGFQILLLFAIVLARYF; encoded by the coding sequence ATGAATTCAACAGCCCCCACAGCGGATACCACGGCGCAGATAGCAGATCGGCTGCGGCATTTGCCGATGCCTGTTTTGTTGTTCATTGCGGCGCGGGTGAAAACCCTTGGACTGTCGCTGGCGCCTGTTGCGGTGGGTACATGGCTGGCGGCGCAATCCGGGGATTGGAATGTGGCAGTGATGGTGGCCGCTATGGTGGCCGCCGCTTCGATCCAGATTGGCACAAACCTGTGGAACGATGCAGCCGATGGCGGGCGCGGAACAGATGGGCCGGACCGCTTGGGGCCGCCCCGTATGACCGGCCTTGGCCTGCTGGATGCGGCACTGGTACGGCGCGCGGCCATGGCGGCTTTTGCCACAGCGGCGCTGTTCGGCCTGTGGCTGACCATGATCGGTGGCTGGCCGGTCATTCTAATCGGGCTGGTTTCGCTGGCCTTGGGATATTTCTATTCAATGGGAGCATATCCTTTGTCCCACAGCCCGCTTGGCGAAGCGCTGGTAATTGCGTTCTTTGGCGTTGTTGCGGTTGGAGGTACGGTTTATCTGCACGGTCAGCAGATCACGGGTGATGTGCTGATGATTGGAATCATCACCGGCCTGCCGGCTGCAGCGGTTCTGTTGATCAACAACCATCGGGATCGTGATCTAGATCAAATTGCCGGTCGAAGAACCTTGGCAATTGTAATCGGGCAGGGGGCAACCCGTGGCCTTTACGGGTTTTTCCTGATGGCGGCATTACTGGGCGGGGTATTGATATCCGCAAGTAATATTGCAGGCTTTCTACCTTTTGTTCCGGTCACTGTTCTTGCATTCATTCTGGTCGCCGGAATGATGAAAACCCCTGTTTCTGCGGGCCTGAACAGGTTGATTGCCGGCACTGTAGGTTTCCAGATTCTGCTTTTGTTTGCGATCGTCTTAGCCCGGTATTTCTAA
- a CDS encoding ubiquinone/menaquinone biosynthesis methyltransferase, whose translation MVASQERVKELDSLRETFGAERVAEAERRGAVRALFDRIAPRYDLMNDLMSFGLHRLWKRATVRVALKRLQGKDGPLVDLAGGTGDIAFGVKAADPSRKVIIADASAGMLEVARKRGGDSVEYLHAEAEDMPLGDAFAAGVTLVFGLRNMTDPARALAETARVLKPGGSLVLLEFSKPAAWFAPFYGIHSRFVIPAIGAMVARDKGAYTYLVESIRLFPAADDVTRALDKAGLETIETRAFMFGVAVLHVAVKK comes from the coding sequence ATGGTAGCGTCACAAGAACGGGTCAAGGAACTGGACAGTCTGCGCGAAACTTTCGGCGCAGAACGCGTGGCCGAGGCTGAGCGGCGCGGCGCTGTGCGGGCGTTGTTTGACCGGATCGCACCACGTTATGACCTGATGAATGATCTGATGAGCTTTGGCCTGCACCGCCTGTGGAAACGCGCCACGGTGCGGGTGGCGCTAAAGCGGCTTCAGGGCAAGGATGGCCCGCTGGTTGATCTGGCGGGGGGCACGGGTGACATTGCCTTTGGGGTGAAGGCGGCCGATCCGTCCCGCAAGGTGATCATCGCCGATGCCAGCGCCGGTATGCTGGAGGTGGCCCGCAAACGCGGCGGGGATAGTGTTGAATATCTACACGCCGAGGCCGAAGATATGCCGCTGGGGGATGCCTTTGCCGCCGGTGTGACGCTGGTGTTCGGGCTGCGAAACATGACCGATCCGGCACGTGCGCTGGCCGAAACCGCGCGGGTGCTGAAACCAGGGGGCAGTCTGGTGTTGCTGGAGTTTTCCAAGCCCGCGGCGTGGTTTGCACCGTTTTACGGTATTCATTCGCGTTTTGTCATTCCGGCCATCGGCGCGATGGTGGCGCGGGACAAGGGGGCTTATACCTATCTGGTGGAATCGATCCGCCTGTTCCCGGCCGCCGATGACGTGACCCGTGCACTGGACAAGGCAGGGCTGGAAACGATCGAAACCCGCGCCTTTATGTTCGGCGTTGCGGTGTTGCATGTTGCGGTAAAGAAATGA